In the Advenella kashmirensis WT001 genome, one interval contains:
- a CDS encoding Bug family tripartite tricarboxylate transporter substrate binding protein — protein MKHITEQLVRKFLICVIAAFSVIGVPANAAYPEKPITLVVPFPPGGAVDTLGRIFADSINAQTGKPVIVENRAGANGNIGTEAVVRAAADGYTVLIGANGLATNPAVYPKRGFNEVRDLAPVAYVGYAPLILVVTRNSPYKTFSEMLSEAKAKPGAISFATSGSGSAPHLASELLKITTGTDMLHVPYKGGAPAKLDLVSGRVSFMFLNPLEAVPQVESKKLRALMVDNDKRIAQMPEVPTAKELGYPDLEAKVWWGFAVPKATAPEIVQTLNAYINNALKDPTVQSKLEKMAIEIGGGTVEQFSTFYLDQVDKWEKVVEKANLRAN, from the coding sequence ATGAAACATATCACCGAACAGCTAGTCAGGAAATTTCTCATATGCGTCATTGCGGCTTTTAGTGTCATTGGCGTGCCGGCCAACGCGGCGTATCCAGAAAAACCGATTACATTGGTCGTTCCCTTTCCGCCAGGGGGGGCCGTTGATACATTAGGCCGAATTTTTGCGGACAGTATTAATGCCCAAACCGGTAAACCGGTGATCGTGGAAAATCGGGCTGGAGCCAATGGCAATATTGGCACCGAGGCAGTGGTAAGGGCTGCGGCTGACGGTTATACGGTATTGATTGGGGCAAACGGCCTGGCTACCAACCCGGCGGTGTATCCCAAGCGGGGGTTTAATGAGGTCAGAGATCTTGCTCCGGTCGCTTACGTAGGTTATGCACCGTTAATCCTTGTCGTTACTCGGAATTCTCCGTACAAGACATTTTCTGAAATGTTGAGTGAGGCCAAGGCTAAGCCGGGTGCCATTTCTTTTGCCACGTCTGGTAGTGGAAGCGCGCCCCACCTGGCCTCAGAGCTGCTAAAAATAACGACCGGTACCGACATGCTGCACGTTCCCTACAAGGGAGGCGCACCAGCCAAACTTGATCTGGTTTCGGGTCGGGTTTCTTTTATGTTTCTCAATCCTCTGGAGGCCGTACCCCAGGTGGAAAGTAAAAAGTTGCGCGCTTTGATGGTTGACAATGATAAGCGCATTGCGCAAATGCCTGAGGTTCCTACCGCCAAAGAGCTCGGTTATCCCGATCTAGAGGCAAAAGTCTGGTGGGGATTTGCGGTGCCAAAAGCGACTGCACCTGAAATCGTCCAGACGCTTAATGCATACATCAACAATGCCTTGAAAGACCCCACAGTCCAAAGTAAGCTGGAGAAAATGGCGATTGAAATTGGTGGCGGAACGGTCGAACAATTCAGTACGTTTTATCTTGATCAGGTCGACAAATGGGAGAAGGTAGTAGAAAAGGCCAACCTTCGCGCCAACTGA
- a CDS encoding acyl-CoA dehydrogenase family protein — protein MLTNLELARLPDQDENLRQPIRAFIQENTQHMTAFERARSWMGFDADFSKKLAQRGWLGLTLPQQYGGADKGYFTRFVVSEELLGAGAPVSAHWIADRQSGPLILRYGSQTQRDFYLPKICQAEAFFCIGMSEPDSGSDLASIRTRAIKNDDGWMLNGSKIWTTNAQRSHYMIALVRSSGTAQDKHKGLSQFIIDLSLPGITIRPIHDLAGDAHFSEVFFTDVQLAPDALIGQEGAGWEQVNAELAFERSGPERLYSSMALVECFIRECRQQGWDSPVIQSTVGEITARLAVLRAMSLAVTAKLAKGQNPALEATLVKDYGTSLEQDIPKLIDRCLGLYPAHMPSTELINTLSFVSQICPSYSLRGGTREILRGIIARGLGLR, from the coding sequence ATGCTGACCAATCTTGAACTTGCCCGGCTGCCCGACCAGGACGAAAACCTGCGACAACCGATACGCGCCTTCATCCAGGAAAATACGCAGCATATGACTGCGTTTGAACGCGCCCGATCCTGGATGGGGTTCGATGCGGATTTCAGCAAAAAACTTGCGCAGCGAGGCTGGCTGGGCCTTACCCTGCCGCAGCAATATGGCGGCGCCGACAAGGGCTATTTCACCCGTTTCGTGGTATCAGAAGAGTTGCTCGGCGCCGGTGCGCCCGTATCGGCACACTGGATTGCCGACAGGCAGAGCGGCCCGCTGATTCTGCGTTATGGCAGCCAGACACAACGCGACTTCTATCTGCCCAAAATCTGCCAGGCCGAAGCCTTCTTTTGTATTGGCATGAGCGAACCCGACTCGGGATCCGATCTGGCCAGCATCCGCACCCGGGCAATAAAAAATGATGATGGCTGGATGCTCAATGGCAGCAAAATCTGGACCACCAATGCGCAACGCTCGCACTACATGATCGCATTGGTGCGCAGCAGCGGTACCGCCCAGGACAAGCACAAAGGCCTATCGCAATTTATTATCGACCTGAGCTTGCCTGGCATCACCATCCGGCCCATTCATGATCTGGCCGGTGATGCGCATTTTTCGGAAGTGTTTTTTACAGACGTCCAACTGGCGCCAGATGCCCTGATCGGCCAGGAAGGCGCGGGCTGGGAGCAGGTCAACGCAGAGCTGGCTTTCGAGCGCAGCGGCCCGGAACGCCTGTACTCCAGCATGGCGTTGGTCGAATGCTTTATCCGCGAATGTCGACAACAGGGTTGGGACAGTCCGGTTATTCAAAGCACGGTGGGTGAAATCACAGCGCGACTGGCGGTGTTGCGCGCCATGTCGCTTGCTGTAACGGCAAAACTGGCCAAGGGACAAAACCCGGCACTTGAAGCCACACTCGTCAAGGACTACGGCACGTCGCTGGAACAGGATATTCCCAAACTGATTGACCGGTGCCTTGGCCTGTATCCCGCTCACATGCCGTCTACAGAGCTGATCAACACACTGTCATTCGTCAGCCAGATTTGCCCCAGCTACTCGCTGCGCGGCGGTACGCGCGAAATACTGCGCGGCATTATTGCACGCGGCCTGGGCTTGCGCTAA
- a CDS encoding TetR/AcrR family transcriptional regulator: MTKSITSPVSVRGPADHDVRDQIVAAATEHFSHYGYEKTTVSDLAKAIGFSKAYIYKFFQSKQAIGEVICAHCLNQIETEIRTAVEDAERAPEKLRRMFSVGVQASLRLFFRDRKLYEIASSAAGGRWHAVLVYEERIQGMITDILQEGRRTGDFERKTPVDEATMAIYLVMRPYLDPLLLQHNFDYADAAPAQLSSLVLRSLSP, from the coding sequence ATGACCAAATCCATTACTTCCCCCGTCTCGGTGCGTGGCCCGGCTGATCACGATGTGAGAGATCAGATCGTTGCCGCCGCCACTGAGCATTTCAGCCACTATGGCTACGAGAAAACCACTGTTTCTGACCTTGCCAAGGCTATTGGCTTTTCCAAGGCTTATATCTATAAGTTTTTCCAGTCCAAGCAAGCCATTGGCGAAGTCATTTGTGCCCATTGCCTGAACCAGATCGAAACTGAGATCAGGACGGCGGTTGAGGATGCCGAGCGTGCACCCGAAAAACTTCGCCGGATGTTCAGCGTGGGTGTTCAAGCCAGTCTGCGGCTGTTTTTCCGCGACCGCAAACTATATGAGATCGCGTCCTCGGCCGCCGGTGGGCGCTGGCACGCGGTGCTTGTTTATGAGGAACGCATCCAGGGCATGATTACGGATATTTTGCAAGAAGGGCGCAGGACCGGAGATTTTGAACGCAAGACGCCGGTAGATGAAGCGACCATGGCAATCTATCTGGTTATGCGCCCGTATTTGGATCCGCTGTTGTTGCAACACAACTTCGATTATGCCGATGCAGCGCCAGCCCAGCTGTCCAGTCTGGTACTGCGCAGTCTGTCACCGTAA
- a CDS encoding amidohydrolase family protein encodes MIIDCHGHYTTAPKALEDFRKRQIAMLAEDPGGECERMRHITDEQIRESLETNQLRIQQERGVDLTLFSPRAGGMAHHIGDTRTSELWTRHCNDLIHRAVCLFPTKLAGVCQLPQSPGVSTANCVSELVRCVQELGFVGCNINPDPTDGYWTDPPLSAHHWYPLFEKMVELDVPGMIHTSCSCNPNFHFTGAHYLNGDTTAFMQFVQSDLFRDFPTLKLIIPHGGGAVPYHWGRYRGLAQNMGRPPLSTLLENVFFDTCVYHQPGIELLLNVIPHENVLFASEIIGAVKGLDPQTGFNYDDTKRYIDAIDWLTPDERELIMGGNALRVFGRLRKQLEFQQRSS; translated from the coding sequence ATGATTATTGATTGCCACGGACACTATACGACGGCGCCCAAAGCGCTTGAAGATTTCAGAAAGCGCCAGATTGCCATGCTGGCCGAAGATCCGGGTGGCGAGTGTGAGCGAATGCGCCATATTACCGATGAGCAGATTCGCGAATCCCTGGAGACAAACCAATTGCGTATTCAACAGGAACGTGGGGTCGATCTGACCTTATTTTCTCCTCGTGCTGGTGGTATGGCCCACCATATAGGTGATACACGCACTAGTGAGCTTTGGACACGGCATTGCAACGATTTGATTCATCGCGCAGTATGCCTGTTCCCGACCAAGCTGGCCGGTGTTTGTCAACTGCCGCAATCACCAGGCGTAAGCACTGCCAATTGCGTATCTGAACTTGTACGGTGTGTGCAGGAACTTGGATTTGTAGGCTGCAATATTAATCCAGATCCTACTGATGGTTATTGGACAGATCCGCCTCTGAGCGCTCATCATTGGTACCCGCTTTTTGAAAAAATGGTTGAACTGGACGTTCCCGGAATGATTCATACCAGTTGCTCATGCAACCCCAATTTTCATTTCACCGGTGCACATTATCTAAATGGAGATACAACTGCTTTCATGCAGTTTGTCCAATCAGATCTGTTTCGCGATTTTCCTACACTCAAATTGATTATCCCGCATGGGGGTGGGGCCGTGCCATATCACTGGGGGCGTTATCGCGGTCTTGCCCAGAACATGGGCCGGCCGCCATTGAGTACATTGCTTGAAAACGTGTTCTTTGATACATGCGTTTACCATCAGCCTGGCATTGAGTTGCTGTTGAACGTCATACCTCACGAGAATGTCTTGTTCGCCTCGGAAATTATTGGTGCAGTCAAAGGCTTGGATCCGCAAACCGGTTTTAATTATGATGACACGAAACGATATATCGATGCCATTGATTGGCTTACGCCTGATGAGCGTGAACTGATCATGGGCGGCAATGCCTTGCGAGTGTTCGGCCGGTTACGCAAGCAGCTGGAGTTCCAGCAGCGCAGTTCGTGA
- a CDS encoding Bug family tripartite tricarboxylate transporter substrate binding protein, whose amino-acid sequence MKTFPLAALWVTAVLGASIVPAAGWAAYPEKPIKMIVSFPPGSGTDTNARYAAKNMSDKLGVPVLVENKPGGNSFIAAEAVANAKPDGYTLLFASNSPVATNVAMFKSLPYDPVKGLTPLAKLSFGAMGVAVNASAPYSSIPQLLEYARKHPGKMNYGSGSASYRIATELFLSMAQISARQIPYKGAAPALTDLASGQVDFVFADYGAILPLANAGKVKIIAVTGTDRLASAPSIPTLKELGYPDYYMVNWTAAFGPAGLPDNLRDLLSKTLEDIYQTDDAKAFLAKINWEAFPGDADDLARFQRTEIERWSQAAARAGIAKQ is encoded by the coding sequence ATGAAAACATTCCCCTTAGCAGCGCTTTGGGTCACAGCCGTACTTGGCGCGTCGATTGTCCCGGCGGCCGGATGGGCTGCGTATCCGGAAAAACCCATCAAAATGATCGTCTCGTTTCCGCCCGGCAGCGGGACCGATACCAATGCCCGTTATGCGGCCAAAAACATGTCCGACAAACTCGGGGTTCCTGTCCTGGTGGAAAACAAACCCGGCGGCAACAGTTTCATCGCCGCCGAAGCCGTAGCCAATGCCAAGCCTGATGGCTACACCCTGTTGTTTGCCAGCAATTCGCCCGTCGCCACCAATGTAGCGATGTTCAAGTCCCTGCCCTACGACCCGGTCAAGGGTCTGACGCCACTGGCCAAACTCAGCTTTGGCGCAATGGGCGTTGCCGTCAATGCATCTGCACCTTATTCGTCCATTCCCCAGTTGCTCGAGTATGCAAGAAAACATCCCGGGAAAATGAACTACGGTAGCGGAAGTGCTTCCTATCGGATTGCAACCGAATTATTTCTGTCCATGGCACAGATTAGCGCCAGACAAATTCCTTACAAGGGGGCAGCACCAGCACTCACCGACCTGGCTTCAGGCCAGGTGGATTTTGTATTTGCCGACTATGGCGCCATACTGCCGCTGGCCAATGCAGGGAAAGTCAAAATCATTGCCGTCACCGGCACTGATAGACTGGCCAGCGCCCCGTCCATTCCCACTTTGAAGGAACTGGGCTATCCTGACTATTACATGGTCAACTGGACAGCAGCGTTCGGCCCTGCCGGTCTGCCCGATAACTTGCGCGATCTGCTAAGCAAAACCCTGGAGGACATTTATCAAACGGACGATGCCAAAGCCTTTCTGGCAAAAATCAACTGGGAAGCATTCCCTGGCGACGCAGACGATTTGGCCCGCTTTCAACGGACCGAAATTGAACGCTGGTCGCAGGCGGCGGCGCGCGCAGGTATTGCCAAACAGTAA
- a CDS encoding MaoC family dehydratase, translating into MQNDPKVLGMGFYWQDLQVGQKFVTFKRTITETDIINFISCTGMLETIFIDKTFDAGAISGRPVPGALTYGIIEGILMQSMVQGTGLALLEVHKKMLAPVIAGDTVHADVLVTGIKPTSKQNRAVVDTHIDIKNQNDVVVISYDVKRMLAGRPQ; encoded by the coding sequence ATGCAAAACGACCCGAAAGTACTGGGCATGGGGTTTTACTGGCAGGATCTGCAAGTGGGCCAGAAGTTTGTTACCTTCAAGCGAACCATTACTGAAACCGATATCATCAATTTCATCAGTTGCACCGGCATGCTCGAAACCATATTCATTGACAAGACGTTCGATGCCGGTGCCATATCGGGCAGGCCTGTACCCGGTGCGCTCACCTACGGCATTATCGAAGGCATTCTCATGCAATCGATGGTTCAGGGCACCGGCCTTGCCCTGCTCGAGGTGCATAAAAAGATGCTGGCGCCGGTTATCGCGGGCGACACCGTGCATGCCGATGTCCTGGTCACGGGCATCAAACCGACCAGCAAGCAAAATCGCGCCGTCGTCGATACCCATATAGACATCAAAAATCAAAATGATGTGGTTGTGATCAGTTATGACGTCAAACGCATGCTGGCTGGCCGCCCGCAATAA
- a CDS encoding acyl-CoA dehydrogenase family protein, giving the protein MDTLLEDALGELFGHLTSGASPGRQITAEQRREISNEIDASGFADLLLPQAAGGSGISLYEAVALLKMEGYHNVPIPFAQTVVIRAWAHAHSVDLPDGMFSYASAALQVDAQARSATLHKAWHGHSVDHMLIATDQQCFLAHSQDRRILQAYHGGLFAAVAWPAQSLTRLDLHEQAAQDLFNLSVFAMLAVTVGAMEKAFELTLDYAAQRQQFGRPVSKFQAVQHQISEVAEHVCAADMALQMAATNNDNAVTAPNSQQLAIAQFQIAHIADRIADIAHAIHGAIGISQEYPLHQYTRRIRECKSCFGSAQYWAAEIGQHILNKNNDTLFAVLTSALDEQ; this is encoded by the coding sequence ATGGACACATTACTCGAAGATGCCCTTGGCGAACTGTTCGGTCACCTCACATCAGGCGCATCGCCTGGCCGGCAAATCACGGCCGAACAGCGCAGAGAAATATCAAATGAAATTGACGCCAGTGGCTTTGCCGACCTGCTGCTGCCGCAAGCGGCCGGCGGTAGCGGCATCAGCCTGTATGAAGCGGTTGCATTACTGAAGATGGAAGGCTACCACAATGTGCCCATACCGTTTGCCCAGACCGTGGTCATACGTGCCTGGGCACATGCGCACAGTGTGGACCTGCCCGACGGCATGTTCAGCTATGCCAGTGCGGCGCTACAAGTTGATGCGCAGGCCCGTTCGGCCACACTGCACAAAGCCTGGCATGGCCATTCGGTTGACCATATGTTGATCGCCACTGATCAGCAATGCTTCCTGGCGCACAGTCAAGATCGCCGGATTTTGCAGGCCTATCATGGCGGTCTGTTTGCAGCCGTGGCCTGGCCGGCGCAGAGCCTGACCAGGCTTGATCTGCACGAGCAAGCAGCACAAGATCTATTTAATTTGAGTGTATTTGCCATGCTGGCAGTAACGGTGGGCGCCATGGAAAAAGCCTTCGAACTCACGCTGGACTATGCTGCTCAACGCCAGCAATTTGGCCGGCCGGTAAGCAAATTTCAGGCCGTGCAGCATCAGATCAGCGAAGTGGCCGAACACGTGTGCGCTGCCGATATGGCATTGCAGATGGCCGCCACCAACAACGACAATGCTGTGACGGCACCGAATTCCCAACAACTTGCCATTGCGCAATTTCAAATCGCACATATTGCAGACAGAATTGCCGATATCGCACATGCCATACACGGAGCGATTGGCATCAGCCAGGAATACCCCTTGCATCAGTACACCCGCAGAATCCGGGAGTGCAAGTCCTGCTTCGGCTCCGCCCAGTACTGGGCGGCTGAAATCGGACAGCACATCCTGAACAAAAACAATGACACGCTTTTTGCAGTCCTGACTTCAGCCCTGGATGAACAATAA
- a CDS encoding CaiB/BaiF CoA transferase family protein — protein sequence MNDTTSSPSALAGITIVDLTSVVFGPYASLILADYGATVIKVEPLQGDSTRYTGPAYQEGLSAVFLGSNRNKKSIAIDIKTPEGLEVLKRLLQEADVFMHSIRPQKLTKLGLDPATLTRHNPKLIYAALLGYGSNGAYSGMPAYDDIIQGLSGIPDLIRQQTGAVRYMPIIAADKTCGLMAAHAILAALFQRERDGRGQLIEIPMFESMVSYVLVEHFYGRHLADKDLDAGYVRVLSEWRRPYQTTDGHICMMPYTDEHWKRFFTESGHDKLAQDGRFHSISARTQNINQLYELTGSIVKRHSTAHWLQFCHEQEIPAARVNTLNELEQDPHLQSAGFFSELTDQGHRYRYTNNPIHLSNSQVPLKMPPRLGEHTREILDRLGYGPEQIDHLCEQHIVGSDRPDQTT from the coding sequence ATGAACGACACCACTTCTTCCCCCAGTGCATTGGCCGGCATTACCATAGTTGACCTGACCTCCGTGGTCTTTGGCCCGTACGCCTCTCTGATCCTGGCCGACTACGGCGCGACAGTCATCAAAGTTGAACCACTACAGGGCGACTCCACACGCTATACGGGCCCAGCCTACCAGGAAGGCTTATCTGCCGTATTTCTGGGTTCCAACAGAAACAAAAAAAGTATTGCAATCGATATAAAAACTCCGGAAGGCCTTGAAGTGCTCAAGCGCTTGCTACAAGAAGCTGATGTCTTCATGCACAGTATCCGTCCGCAGAAACTGACCAAACTGGGACTGGACCCGGCCACGCTTACCCGACACAATCCGAAATTGATCTACGCGGCGCTGCTGGGTTACGGATCGAATGGCGCCTATAGCGGCATGCCCGCATATGACGATATTATTCAGGGCCTGTCCGGCATACCGGATCTGATCAGGCAACAGACCGGCGCCGTCCGTTATATGCCGATCATTGCCGCCGATAAAACCTGCGGCCTGATGGCTGCGCACGCGATTCTGGCCGCCCTCTTTCAGCGCGAGCGTGATGGTCGCGGACAACTGATCGAAATCCCGATGTTCGAGTCCATGGTCTCGTATGTGCTGGTTGAACATTTTTACGGACGTCATCTGGCCGACAAGGATCTGGACGCCGGCTATGTCCGGGTACTGTCCGAGTGGCGCCGACCTTACCAGACAACCGACGGCCATATTTGCATGATGCCCTATACCGATGAGCACTGGAAGCGGTTCTTTACTGAATCGGGGCATGACAAACTGGCGCAGGACGGCCGCTTTCATAGTATCAGCGCGCGCACGCAAAATATCAATCAGCTGTACGAGCTGACCGGCAGCATCGTTAAACGTCATTCCACCGCCCATTGGTTACAGTTTTGCCATGAGCAGGAAATTCCTGCGGCACGTGTCAATACGCTCAATGAGCTGGAACAGGATCCGCATTTGCAGTCTGCCGGTTTTTTCTCAGAGCTGACCGACCAGGGTCACCGTTACCGCTACACCAACAATCCGATCCACCTGTCCAATTCACAGGTGCCATTAAAAATGCCGCCACGGCTTGGCGAACACACTCGGGAAATTCTGGACCGGCTGGGCTATGGCCCGGAACAAATCGACCATTTATGCGAGCAGCATATTGTAGGCAGTGATCGGCCGGACCAAACCACTTAA
- a CDS encoding Bug family tripartite tricarboxylate transporter substrate binding protein: MYFCNTRKSAAAALLGCALTSFCSAAAAVNITWPQQPVTMVVPFPPGGPTDIVARQLAKQLAQRLGQPFVVENRGGANATIGMQHVATAKPDGYTILYNTSSIALSLALYPDLSYDPTTAFDAVSTTANVPLVVLVNPKIPVDNLQQLKVHVAAHKTSYASSGMGNITHLGGFLLNKGLDIKALHVPYKGSAPAMVDLMGGQVDYMVNTLNDSLSAIRGKKVKILALASLQRNEQVLPGVPTVDEAGVKGFEIGAWQGVVVPRGTPQPIIDKLNKTIRDTLDSPDFRANLQKQGTETLGSTPEAYRQFILQETKRWKQVVQEAGVKSN; this comes from the coding sequence ATGTATTTCTGCAACACCCGCAAATCTGCCGCAGCAGCACTTCTTGGCTGTGCTCTGACCAGCTTTTGCAGCGCAGCCGCTGCCGTCAATATCACATGGCCACAACAGCCGGTAACCATGGTGGTGCCGTTTCCACCAGGTGGTCCGACCGACATCGTTGCAAGACAACTGGCGAAACAATTGGCGCAACGTCTTGGGCAACCGTTCGTAGTGGAAAACCGCGGTGGCGCCAATGCGACCATCGGCATGCAACATGTGGCCACCGCCAAGCCCGATGGCTACACCATCCTGTACAACACATCATCCATTGCATTGAGCCTGGCCCTGTACCCGGACTTGTCCTATGACCCCACGACAGCGTTCGATGCCGTATCGACAACGGCCAACGTGCCGCTGGTCGTACTGGTCAATCCAAAGATACCGGTAGACAATCTGCAGCAGCTCAAGGTACATGTCGCTGCACACAAGACGAGCTATGCCTCCAGCGGAATGGGCAACATCACCCATCTGGGTGGGTTTTTGCTCAACAAAGGACTGGATATTAAGGCATTGCATGTGCCATACAAGGGCAGCGCCCCCGCGATGGTCGATTTGATGGGCGGTCAGGTTGATTACATGGTCAACACACTAAATGATTCCCTGTCGGCCATTCGCGGAAAAAAAGTGAAGATCCTGGCGCTGGCAAGCTTGCAGCGTAACGAGCAAGTGTTGCCCGGCGTGCCGACTGTCGACGAAGCCGGCGTGAAAGGCTTTGAGATCGGCGCCTGGCAAGGCGTCGTGGTGCCACGCGGCACGCCACAGCCGATTATCGACAAACTGAACAAAACCATCCGGGATACGCTGGATTCTCCCGACTTCAGGGCAAACCTGCAAAAACAGGGAACAGAGACGCTTGGTTCAACACCTGAGGCTTACCGCCAATTTATCCTGCAGGAAACCAAACGCTGGAAACAGGTGGTGCAGGAAGCCGGCGTCAAATCCAATTGA
- a CDS encoding efflux RND transporter periplasmic adaptor subunit, producing MCLYRLATYTAIGALSLLLTACSENTRADPRADIPLVRVAAVQRATPAARAFTGTVAARVQSDLGFRVSGKVLERLVDTGQTVRRGQVLMRIDAVDLKLAARAQQAAVAAAGARAKQTAEDETRYRRLRGTGAISASEYDQVKAAADAAKAQLNAEQAQAEVARNANQYAQLLADADGVVMETLAEPGQVVATGQVVVRIAHAGQREAVIQLPETLRPNVGAIAQASLFSKPDVVIPATLRQLSDVADRLTRTFEARYVLQGAFADAPLGTTVTVRIPDEPGSAASDWLVPIGALSDSGKGPGVWVVNGESSTIDWRQVTLVRLDVDSAFIAGPFRQGDRVVALGAHLLHEGQKVRVADQRVSLGHGSQP from the coding sequence ATGTGCCTGTACCGCCTCGCCACCTATACCGCTATTGGCGCGCTCTCGCTGTTGCTCACCGCTTGCAGCGAAAATACGCGCGCTGACCCGCGTGCCGATATCCCGTTGGTCCGTGTGGCTGCGGTGCAGCGCGCCACGCCTGCTGCACGCGCTTTTACCGGCACCGTGGCTGCACGGGTGCAAAGCGATCTGGGCTTTCGGGTGTCCGGCAAGGTACTGGAGCGGCTGGTGGATACCGGACAAACCGTCAGGCGTGGCCAAGTGCTGATGCGTATTGATGCAGTCGATCTGAAGCTGGCTGCCCGGGCGCAGCAGGCCGCTGTCGCTGCCGCTGGTGCACGTGCGAAGCAGACGGCAGAAGACGAAACCCGCTACCGTCGCCTGCGGGGAACCGGGGCCATATCGGCATCGGAGTATGATCAGGTCAAAGCGGCGGCCGATGCCGCCAAGGCTCAGCTGAATGCGGAGCAAGCCCAGGCAGAAGTGGCCCGCAATGCGAATCAATATGCGCAGCTGCTGGCAGATGCCGATGGCGTGGTCATGGAAACCCTGGCCGAACCCGGGCAGGTTGTGGCCACAGGGCAGGTTGTGGTGCGCATTGCCCACGCCGGGCAGCGTGAGGCTGTTATCCAGTTGCCGGAAACGCTGCGCCCGAACGTGGGTGCTATCGCCCAGGCCAGCCTGTTCAGCAAACCGGACGTCGTTATTCCGGCCACACTGCGGCAGCTATCGGATGTTGCCGACCGACTGACCCGTACGTTCGAAGCGCGATATGTACTACAGGGCGCATTCGCCGATGCGCCGTTGGGCACCACGGTCACGGTCAGGATCCCGGACGAGCCAGGATCTGCTGCAAGTGATTGGCTGGTGCCGATAGGTGCACTATCTGACTCGGGCAAAGGGCCGGGCGTGTGGGTTGTTAACGGCGAGTCTTCGACCATAGACTGGCGTCAAGTCACGCTCGTGCGTCTGGATGTCGATAGCGCTTTTATCGCCGGTCCATTCAGGCAAGGCGATCGGGTGGTTGCGCTGGGTGCCCATTTGCTCCATGAAGGCCAGAAGGTCAGGGTGGCCGACCAGCGCGTTAGCCTGGGGCACGGGAGTCAGCCGTGA
- a CDS encoding LysR family transcriptional regulator codes for MELRRIRHFVVLAETLNFHKAAEKLHIAQPPLSVSIQKLEAELGLALFLRNPKGVSLTEEGAHILPLSIRLLQAAEQVEQTALEIREGTNGSLRIGIVGSTTQQLFQKLVSAFRTSYPKISLSFSEATSTQIVQAVSSGKLDIGLIRTPILASADVNMQILENDHFILALPEGHPLATQTVRLSDLADIPFIVYSSEHARGLHYAMMAACQSAGFSPKVSQVAVQVQTVLSLVESNFGLALVPSVMENINRYRIIYKRLEDESTIKRIGYGLVYRQETESMATSRFRALASDMSVRT; via the coding sequence TTGGAACTGCGCCGTATCAGACATTTTGTCGTGCTCGCCGAAACGCTGAACTTTCACAAGGCAGCCGAAAAACTGCATATTGCCCAGCCCCCGCTTTCGGTCTCGATCCAGAAACTCGAAGCCGAACTGGGGCTTGCGCTGTTTCTTCGCAATCCCAAAGGCGTGTCGCTCACAGAGGAAGGCGCGCATATTCTGCCACTCTCAATTCGCCTTTTGCAGGCTGCCGAGCAGGTGGAACAAACGGCGCTTGAAATCCGCGAAGGCACCAATGGCTCGTTGCGTATCGGCATTGTCGGCTCAACCACACAACAGCTGTTCCAGAAGCTGGTATCGGCATTTCGTACGTCATATCCAAAAATTTCGCTCTCGTTCAGTGAGGCCACCTCGACACAAATCGTGCAGGCAGTCAGTTCGGGTAAGCTCGATATCGGACTGATCAGAACGCCGATATTGGCCAGCGCCGATGTCAATATGCAAATTCTGGAGAACGATCATTTCATTCTGGCGCTGCCCGAGGGGCACCCGTTGGCCACCCAGACGGTACGCCTGAGCGATCTGGCCGACATCCCATTCATCGTCTATTCGTCCGAGCATGCCCGCGGTCTGCACTACGCGATGATGGCTGCATGCCAGTCTGCCGGCTTCTCGCCAAAGGTATCCCAGGTGGCCGTGCAGGTGCAGACGGTACTATCACTGGTCGAAAGCAATTTTGGGCTGGCCCTGGTGCCGTCGGTGATGGAAAACATCAACCGCTATCGCATCATCTACAAACGGCTTGAAGACGAATCGACTATCAAGCGTATCGGCTATGGATTGGTATACAGGCAGGAAACCGAATCCATGGCTACCTCCAGATTTAGGGCGCTGGCTTCGGATATGTCGGTTCGCACATGA